The Pyxidicoccus sp. MSG2 DNA segment CCATGGGGGGCGGCTGGCCGAAGTCGGTGTCCATGCCGTTGCCGCGCTGGGGACCCCCGGAGGAGCGGCGTCCGCCACCACCACCGCCGGCGCTCATGCCCTCTCCGGCGTCACGACCGCCGAGGAACGTCACGGCGTTGGCCACGACTTCCGTGGTGTAGTTCTTCCGGTTCTCCTTGTCGGTCCACTCGCGCGTCTGCAGGCGGCCCTCGACGTAGCACTGCCGCCCCTTCTTCAGGTACTCGCCGCAGAGCTCCGCGAGCTTTCCCCAGACGACGATGCGGTGCCACTCGGTCCGCTCCTGCTTCTGGCCATTCTTGTCCGTCCAGCTCTCGCTGGTGGCGATACGGAAGTTCGCCACCGCCTGACCGCCCGGGGTGAAGCGAACCTCGGGGTCCGCCCCCAGGTTGCCGATGAGAATGACCTTGTTCACGCCTCCAGCCATGACTGCGTTCCTTTCGTCGATAGCCGACCCACCACGGGCCGGCCACTTCCCGCCAGGACAGCTCCTGGCAGGTTGGCTTCCACCTATAGCAGTGCACACCGACATCCGGTCGGGCGCCAGAAATGTTCCGGGGGGCTTGTCAGCCTGCCTGCTCCCCGGGTGTGGAGGCACACACCCGGGGTCGTGAAGCCAGAGGAACGCGGGCCTACCCGCCGGGACGCGTCTCGGCGGTGCGCGACTCGGGCGGGTTGCCGGGGCGCGGGGCGTTGCCGGCCGGGGCCACCACATTCACGGGGGTGAGG contains these protein-coding regions:
- a CDS encoding single-stranded DNA-binding protein, whose amino-acid sequence is MAGGVNKVILIGNLGADPEVRFTPGGQAVANFRIATSESWTDKNGQKQERTEWHRIVVWGKLAELCGEYLKKGRQCYVEGRLQTREWTDKENRKNYTTEVVANAVTFLGGRDAGEGMSAGGGGGGRRSSGGPQRGNGMDTDFGQPPPMDDSNNMGGGHAGGDDDIPF